From a single Theropithecus gelada isolate Dixy chromosome 8, Tgel_1.0, whole genome shotgun sequence genomic region:
- the LOC112629992 gene encoding LOW QUALITY PROTEIN: solute carrier family 2, facilitated glucose transporter member 3-like (The sequence of the model RefSeq protein was modified relative to this genomic sequence to represent the inferred CDS: substituted 1 base at 1 genomic stop codon): MGTQKIIKEFINKSLTEKANIPPSEVLLTSLWSLSVAIFSVGGMIGSFSVRLFVNRFGRRNSMLIVNLLAVTGGCFMGLCKVAKSVEMLILGRLVIGLFCGLCTGFVPMYIGEISPTALRGAFGTLNQLGIVVGILVAQIFGLEFILGSEELWPLLLGFTILPAILQSATLPFCPESPRFLLINRKEEENAKQILQRLWGTQDVSQDIQEMKDESARMSQEKQVTVLELFRVSSYXQPIIISIVLQLSQQLSGINAVFYYSTGIFKDAGVQEPIYATIGAGVVNTIFTVVSLFLVERAGRRTLHMTGLGGMAVCSTLMTISLLLKDNYNGMSFVCIGAILVFVAFFEIGPGPIPWFIVAELFSQGPRPAAMAVAGCSNWTSNFLVGLLFPSAAHYLRAYVFIIFTGFLITFLAFTFFKVPETRGRTFEDITWAFEGQAHGADRSGKDGVMEMNSIQPPKETTTNV; the protein is encoded by the exons ATGGGGACACAGAAG ATCATAAAGGAATTTATCAATAAAAGTTTGACGGAGAAGGCAAATATCCCTCCCTCTGAGGTGCTGCTCACGTCTCTCTGGTCCTTGTCTGTGGCCATATTCTCCGTCGGGGGTATGATCGGCTCCTTTTCCGTCAGACTCTTCGTCAACCGCTTTGGCAGGCGTAATTCAATGCTGATTGTCAACCTGTTGGCTGTCACTGGTGGCTGCTTTATGGGACTGTGTAAAGTAGCGAAGTCAGTTGAAATGCTGATCCTGGGCCGCTTGGTTATTGGCCTCTTTTGCGGACTCTGCACAGGGTTTGTGCCCATGTACATCGGAGAGATCTCGCCTACTGCCCTGCGGGGTGCCTTTGGCACTCTCAACCAGCTGGGCATCGTGGTTGGAATTCTGGTGGCCCAGATCTTTGGTCTGGAATTCATCCTTGGGTCTGAAGAGCTCTGGCCGTTGCTATTGGGCTTCACCATCCTTCCTGCTATCCTACAAAGTGCAACCCTTCCATTTTGCCCTGAAAGTCCCAGATTTTTGCTCATtaacagaaaagaagaggagaatgcTAAGCAGATCCTCCAGCGGTTGTGGGGCACCCAGGATGTATCCCAAGACATCCAGGAGATGAAAGATGAGAGTGCAAGGATGTCACAAGAAAAGCAAGTCACCGTGCTGGAGCTCTTTAGAGTGTCCAGCTACTGACAGCCCATCATCATTTCCATTGTGCTCCAGCTCTCTCAGCAGCTCTCTGGCATCAATGCTGTGTTCTACTACTCAACAGGAATCTTCAAGGATGCAGGTGTTCAAGAGCCCATCTATGCCACCATTGGCGCAGGTGTGGTTAATACGATCTTCACTGTAGTTTCTCTATTTCTGGTGGAAAGGGCAGGAAGAAGGACTCTGCATATGACAGGCCTTGGAGGGATGGCTGTTTGTTCCACACTCATGACTATTTCTTTGTTATTAAAGGATAACTATAATGGGATGAGCTTTGTCTGTATTGGGGCTATCCTGGTCTTTGTAGCCTTCTTTGAAATTGGACCAGGCCCCATTCCCTGGTTTATTGTGGCCGAACTCTTCAGCCAGGGCCCCCGCCCAGCTGCGATGGCAGTAGCCGGCTGCTCCAACTGGACCTCCAACTTCCTAGTCGGATTGCTCTTCCCCTCTGCTGCTCACTATTTAAGAGCCTACGTTTTTATTATCTTCACCGGCTTCCTCATTACCTTCTTGGCCTTTACCTTCTTCAAAGTCCCTGAGACCCGTGGCAGGACTTTCGAGGATATCACATGGGCCTTTGAAGGGCAGGCACATGGTGCAGATAGATCTGGGAAGGACGGCGTCATGGAGATGAACAGCATCCAGCCTCCTAAGGAGACCACCACCAATGTCTAA